The Candidatus Micrarchaeota archaeon genome includes the window CCTGAAGTGGAGTCAACTTATCCCGAGGAAGAAACGCCCGAGGAAACAGGTGTCGAAGTCAAGAAGCCGGAAGAGATGTTTAAATACAATATACACTGTAACGTCGGCAACTTCGGTGATGAAAAGTTCGAAACACCCGGTAAGGTGTGCGACCTGTCACAACTGTTCCAGATACCGGAACAACCGGGCGGAGAGATGCCACCGATACCGGGAATCCCAACACAATAAAATCTTTTTATTTTTTACTTTTTAACGTTAACGTCAGTTATCTTAACTTCTTTGAGGTCTGACAAATGATTCCTGTGCACGTGTTGCGTATCGGTCACCGACCAGAACGCGATAAAAGGATAACCACACATGTGTGTTTGACTGCGCGCGCGTTCGGTGCCGACGGTATAATTATATCAGGTTTACGTGACCCGAGGGTTATCGAATCGGTTGAGAGAGTAGTGGGGAAATGGGGCGGAAGATTCTTCATCAGATTTGATGATTGGAAAAGTGCTGTTAAAAGGTACAGAAAAGAAGGATGGTATGTAGTACATCTAACCATGTACGGTGAGGAGTTTTTGAAAGGGATGACGGAAATCAAAAGAGAGGTCAAAGAAGGGTATAAAGGTCTGCTTGTTGTGGTGGGTAGTGAGAAGGTACCGATTGAGATGTATGAACTCGCAAACTATAACCTGTCGGTCGGTTTTCAACCGCATTCAGAGGTCGCTGCATTAGCGGTTTTTCTGGAGCATGCTGTAGGTCCGTCTTTTGATAAAGTGTTTGAAAACAGTAAGATAGATGTGCCGCATTCCAGATTCGGCAAAACAAAAAAGGACATTAATTAAGAAGGCGGATACCGAAACGTATATAAAACTGAAAAAACATAATTAATGTATGCCTACCAGGAAAAAGAATACTTCTTCAAATAAGAGGACTGCAGCTAAAGTCAGCAGAAGCAAAGCAGGTAAAAAGAAGCAAAGCAAAAGCGTTTCGCGTTCCAGACGATCTTCTTCTGCTTCAAAGTCAAAACCTTCAAAATCAAAGGCAAAACGAACATCAAAGAAGGTTGTAAAAAAGAAAGGAGATACAAAACAGAAAAAGAGTCAGAAATCGGATGCTGCTAGGCATGCTGCGTACGAGAGACGGAAGATTATCCGTGCAAGAAAGAATTTGTTGAAAGATTCTCTTTTGCGACGGACGTTGGTTAATAAAGCAGGCGAACACGCACTTGCAGTAGTCCAGGCATTGGTAAAACCGATGACACATGAAGAACTCGCACGTAAGATAAAGGCAAACAAAAGCGAGGTCAGAATGACCCTGTACAAACTTCATCAGGCAGGTCTCGTCACCTATGTTAGGGATAAGGATGAAGAGTCCGGATGGTATTCCTATTTCTGGAGTTTTAGAGATGCGAAACTCAAAGAATTGGCAGAATCACTGAGCAAAGAACGGACTGTTGCAGAGAACGGTGCCGTTCTTTTCGTGTGCAACGTATGCGATAACGAGAAAGTCTACACGTTCGAAGAGGCAGTAGACCTAAAATTCAGATGCCCTGTATGCAATTCGATGCTAACCAATCTCTCAGAACCCGAATAAACAATGTTAACCAGCAAACGTAACCGGGAGCACGGTTCCGTTAACGTTCATATGTCCGTGTAGAACTGGCTTGTCTGTGCATACGAAGGTTATATCAACCCTACCGAGTTCCCGTGTCATCACCGTATCGTTAACTTCTCTCCCATTGATATAGATGGCACAATCACCGACTTTAGAGATCCGTACTTCATCTTTGCGAAAATCCGTGTACTCGTAGATTGCGCATCCGCATACATCCAGTTTAGGTAACACTACGACCCCGATGTTCTTCAACTGTTCCGCCTTTTCAAGTGCCGGGCGAAAATCTTCGGTTAACACCAGTTTTTCACCCTCTACAGAGGTTTTGGGAAACATATCGGTTACGGTAATTCGTTGCACCTTAGGTCTATCAGCGACGGCGAACAACAGAATGAGAATCATCGTACATATTACGAGAACCATGAAGGAACCGAAGTAACCTCTCATCTGCACCATCCCACTTCAACCCTTTTATCGTTACATATCCGTTTCACAACAAGATAATCCTTACAAGAACAATAATCTTTCCTGTTACCGTTAACAGAGATATAACCGCAGACCTGTTCGTGGGAAAACACCTGATCAGGAGAGACCCCTTCGCATACCAACCGCGCCACGTCTTGACCGAACGTATCCTTAACCGAAGGATGAGCATCCTCTCTCATAACATTGAATATCACTACTATGAACACTGCGGTAAGAAATATCGCGAACAACGCGTCTGCCGATAACACAAACCCTCTCATGTTCATGCTTTGTTCACCTTTAACGAAACTACAACAACGTTTCCCGTATCATCAGTTATATATCTGTTATACACGAGTCCGTTGTTGAGGTCAGCGTTACACGAACCGATGACGGTGCCGTTCAGATAATACACAACTACTCCGTAATCGAGGTTGCATCCGGAATGATACAATCCTAACATTTCCCTCGTAACTTCATAGTCTTCCCTGCATCTCTTGATAAATATGTCCATCTTATCCGTATCAAGTTTTCCACCTCTCACGATACTCACTGGAGAACCTTCTGAGACCAAAAGTTCAGATGCGTAAACCAGAGATTTTGACATTATGTTTTTATCGGTACGTTCTTGCGTCCGATGGTACGCATCCAACCAAACCGAAGACAGTAACGTTAAGATTAATAACATGACAATCGTCCACACTGTAAGGTCGGCAACAAACAGTTGCCCTTTTTTCCAGATCCTCATCATCTTAAACCTTCGCATACGCATTACCCTACAAAGGTTTGACAACGATTTTTGACCCGTCGTTGTACACGATCACTGTATCCTTACCTGTCACGGTACCAGTAAGATGAACATGCACAGGTAAGGAAACTGAGTACTCGATGTCTTTATCGATACAGGACAATCTTAGTCCTTGGGAGTGAAAGCGACAGGCAGTACCTGAGAGAGGAATGACGGACGATTTGTTGTATAGGTAAGCTTCCAGCACTGCGTTCTGAAGGGTTTCAACATTGTTCATCATTCGATATCGTTCAACATGTAACCGGTTCACTTTTTCGATGTTTGTGATATGAGAGAGTAGGGAGAACACTGTAAGAAGATATATGGAGAAGACCGTGACGAACTCGATGGTAACCTGGGCTTTATGAAAATCTGAGTTCCACATAGCCATCACGTTTGATAAAAACTGCATGATAATCACCGGGGTCTGAAGGTAACGTTCCTTTTATCTCAACCGCGCATTTGTCATTTATATCGCTGTCCCCTATCCTGAGATTTATCAATCTGCCGTCAATGTACGAATATTGCGGATTTAGGTCCGGCACGGTCAACCTGACCGAAACCGATGATCCGGGTGAATAGGAATATACATAATTCGCAGTTTCACATATCTCATCTATCAAATATCTGCCCTGTTCCATCTGGAACTGTCTTTTCACAGAGTTATAGTTCGACATTATACCGAATATGATAATGGATAATATGAACAGAGATGTTCCTGTTACAACAAGGTATTCTACGGATACCTGACCGCGTGCCATGTATGAAGTTAACAATGTAACGTTTAAAAATCTTCAATCAAAAACGGGTTGGTCACGGTAGAGATGTATACCGTCGCTCGTGATCCTCATGGGAACAAGACGGATCTCATGAGCGGTTCCCCTCATCTTCACCACTTCCAACGCACGTTCCCTGAGGTCCCTTTTCCTTATGAAATGTATAGCTATGAAACCATCCACAAGATACTCCAACCCGTACCTCGCCCTGATCTCTCCGGGTACGGTCTGTTTTGCTTCGGAAGTGAGGAGGGCCGTGCATCCCCACCTTTTTATCATAGCCATGGTTTTAAGAAAAACCGTTCTCCTCAGATATGCATCTTTCTGTAACAGAACGAGCGATGTAACAGAATCTATAACAACCCGTTTTATCCCTAACTCGTCCACCATATCTTTGATGTACGGTGCGTCGTTGATGAAACGTTCGATTTCGTTCGGAGGATAGTTTACGAACATGTAACGTTTCTCTTTCTCCAACTTTTTAAAATCCCAACCAAAACGTCTCATCCGTCTATACACTTCCTCCTTACTTTCTTCAAAACTTATGTAGAGCCCGGGTTCATTGAACTTAACTATTCCGTTATACAAAAATTGGTTGGCAAAGATTGATTTCCCTGCACCCGCTTCGCCTGCTACCATGACAATACTGTTCCTTTCAAAACCTCCCTCTATCATAGAATCGAGACCCGGAATCCCGGTAGGAACACGAACAGACTCTTCCTTTTCCCGTTTCATTAAAGATCACCCTCCTACCGCAGACAGTATTTCCTGCCTGTTTGAGATAACCCATCTGTACGGTCTGTTTATGTCGGCATCCTTGTCCAAAAACAACATGATGAACAGTTCAGAAGATAACCGGACCGCGAGCACCATGGCCGTTTCAGTACTCAGTAGTATATACTTAGGATTCCCTCCTTCAAATGCTTTACCGAACTCTTCAAAAGAGGTGCACATCCTGCTTAATACAGGAATGGAAGGTTTATACCTTTCCTCCTCCCTGTTGAAAGAGTAGTGTCTAACGATTCCATCACGTGTGACCAAAGCGCAACCTATAACGGAACGCAATGCGAGCAGAGGATTTAATACATTGTTGATATGTTCGGCCTCCATGATAAACCCTCGCCTTATCCATATATAAATGTTTTTACAGTGCCCGGACACCGTGCATGCCAAACTCTATTTTTAAACCTTCACGGTAAGGAAGTCTCTCGGAAAACAAAATCCACGAATCTCCACTACGTTTTATGGTCAGTGTGTCATCCATGAGATGCTGTATGGTTGAAACAACCTTTTCATCGTGCATTCCCTCATCCATGAGATACAAAGATGTAGCGTTTTCGGATTTCAGACGCGCACCAGTAATATGGATAAACCTAAACACGGATTCTGGTGCATTGTTCAACAACAGTGTAGATAGGGAGGCAAACACTATCCTCTTCTTGTTGGGTGTGCTGGAAATCAGTTTAGTAAGTTCTATGGAGATGTCGTTAAGTGCGGTAGGACCGAGCACGGGTATGATACCGTCCCTTTCTTTGAGTCCTCTCTGTCCGAGTGTCCATGAATAACAGTCTATAAAGAAGAGGGTTTTACCCAGATATCTCCCAAAATCCCAATTGTACCTCTGCGCTTCAGTGATGACAGAATCGGGAAACGTATCGGTGGTTATAAAAATGCACATGTCACCTTCCTTCAACCCGGCCCATAAGAACTGTAATGCGAAAACTGTCTTTTCCTGTCCGGGACGACTGAGTAACAGTACGTTAGACCTAGGTGGTAATCCCCCTTCTAAAAACAGGTCTATGTTTCTGTCTCCGGTACTGAGCATAAGAATAAAGAAGGAAAGAAAGGTTTTTAAGGGTTCAACCGCATCGTCCGCTTGACGAAGAAGATGTGGAAGCGTTTATCGGCCCGAACCCGGGCATTATGTTGTACCCTGCAAGCGATACGTTGCACTCTGCCGGCGGTTCGGCGAGTCTGTTACATATCGCTTCCTTCACTGCCTCTGGGGTTCTGGATATGATGACTGTTCTTCCGTTCAGCACAACAGTGGGAGAACCGCGCACACCGTACATACCGTTTTCTTCATTATAGATCGGGAACGC containing:
- a CDS encoding tRNA (cytidine(56)-2'-O)-methyltransferase (catalyzes the S-adenosyl-methionine-dependent 2'-O-ribose methylation of C56 in tRNA transcripts), with amino-acid sequence MIPVHVLRIGHRPERDKRITTHVCLTARAFGADGIIISGLRDPRVIESVERVVGKWGGRFFIRFDDWKSAVKRYRKEGWYVVHLTMYGEEFLKGMTEIKREVKEGYKGLLVVVGSEKVPIEMYELANYNLSVGFQPHSEVAALAVFLEHAVGPSFDKVFENSKIDVPHSRFGKTKKDIN
- a CDS encoding AAA family ATPase, with protein sequence MKREKEESVRVPTGIPGLDSMIEGGFERNSIVMVAGEAGAGKSIFANQFLYNGIVKFNEPGLYISFEESKEEVYRRMRRFGWDFKKLEKEKRYMFVNYPPNEIERFINDAPYIKDMVDELGIKRVVIDSVTSLVLLQKDAYLRRTVFLKTMAMIKRWGCTALLTSEAKQTVPGEIRARYGLEYLVDGFIAIHFIRKRDLRERALEVVKMRGTAHEIRLVPMRITSDGIHLYRDQPVFD
- a CDS encoding roadblock/LC7 domain-containing protein — its product is MEAEHINNVLNPLLALRSVIGCALVTRDGIVRHYSFNREEERYKPSIPVLSRMCTSFEEFGKAFEGGNPKYILLSTETAMVLAVRLSSELFIMLFLDKDADINRPYRWVISNRQEILSAVGG